One segment of Clavelina lepadiformis chromosome 2, kaClaLepa1.1, whole genome shotgun sequence DNA contains the following:
- the LOC143445791 gene encoding uncharacterized protein LOC143445791 isoform X2, whose translation MTDSFIPIVSHTPPPIDDEVDDDDFGGFTAASRSWGLDEDSHSSLQSAPPPFSDDSIESPIKNTPLKYLHEKGSKDNHFIPVQNAASSDATHSSNGEVITVDDKTCNSTENNLNKSEANDDWTWHSTNQTHDFPSSDVMKPQENGWSHFSEAASSSTGQGFARSPSPPEVEEEHYKSNPTDHNDESKEKQKACHKNEDGNVANQEEISPPEDILQDQSISDNKITGDVKTSFVPTESEIIKENDAKEEVQFEPDIIETETSAFADFQAFGVTDTFKVNIPTDRACDNLEGISDENIHTGSGHLPINLSESLHHETVEANLESNEQPDNTTSMFPADEFEAFASAENFASIAQNQPHLHESGGGSSTAVKQSQYFQSNDTESITNDLKTDHIENVTRQKNDDGLRNSHNRQENDDAMEKEQDEDEDDDFADFATLEREHELTTNKDDDDFGAWSDSKGDPLSEAAFETKFEAQWGDDQSKETPDSEGHPTTTTENNPRLPQNAPSNISDDFADFHCAQTSTAGDKFASIGDEDSDADFGDGFTGFESASNVPFSQPPQSIPEVPKPYFHSIASRIRCLSSWFPRLDEEQDTEEDEISQVHLHVEENVLPLFQVNSSPAHIPLGGKSRRIKRPTELWDILEDIDNALALQHQWNSSRHNQGLMTSLGIKTQNVLFSGTSAPFYVPTYAASLGLLEPNKELTKPISAAEKITATSPTEKTIPGGDTDAAWTTESAQDKLDPELLELAMNDVPPAAANTTKLADPLSKILASLGVSKKKPEEDEEELSEEAAKIVENLPDLSYMRSSVLMFPVGQTLMN comes from the exons atGACTGATAGTTTCATACCTATTGTCTCCCATACTCCACCGCCCATTGATGATGAGGTTGATGACGACGATTTTGGTGGATTTACCGCAGCAAGTAGGAGCTGGGGATTGGATGAAGATTCTCACTCGTCCTTACAATCAGCTCCTCCACCGTTTAGTGATGACAGCATAGAGTCACCAATTAAAAACACTCCACTTAAATACCTCCATGAAAAGGGGAGCAAAGATAACCACTTTAttcctgttcaaaacgctgcATCCAGTGATGCAACTCATTCCTCCAATGGTGAAGTCATCACTGTTGATGATAAAACTTGTAACTCCACTGAGAACAATTTGAACAAAAGTGAAGCAAATGATGACTGGACTTGGCATTCAACCAATCAAACTCACGACTTCCCTTCAAGCGATGTTATGAAGCCGCAAGAGAATGGTTGGAGCCATTTTAGTGAAGCTGCTTCATCTTCCACAGGTCAAGGATTTGCTCGTTCTCCTTCTCCTCCAGAGGTGGAAGAGGAACATTACAAATCAAATCCAACTGATCACAATGACGAAAGCAAGGAAAAACAGAAGGCTTGTCACAAAAATGAAGATGGTAACGTTGCTAATCAGGAAGAAATATCCCCACCCGAAGATATTCTGCAAGATCAAAGCATTTCTGACAATAAAATCACAGGTGATGTGAAAACGAGTTTTGTTCCCACAGAAAGTGAGATTATTAAGGAAAATGATGCCAAGGAAGAAGTTCAGTTTGAACCGGACATCATCGAGACCGAGACATCAGCTTTTGCTGATTTTCAAGCTTTTGGTGTCACTGACAcatttaaagtaaatattcCAACCGACAGGGCTTGCGATAACCTGGAGGGTATTTCCGATGAAAACATTCATACTGGTTCAGGTCACTTACCCATCAATCTTTCAGAAAGTCTACACCATGAGACTGTTGAAGCAAACCTCGAAAGCAACGAGCAACCTGACAATACCACCTCAATGTTTCCAGCAGATGAATTTGAAGCCTTTGCCTCTGCGGAGAATTTTGCTTCCATAGCGCAAAATCAACCACATTTACATGAAAGTGGCGGCGGAAGTAGTACTGCGGTCAAACAGtcacaatattttcaaagcaaTGATACTGAAAGTATAACGAATGATTTAAAAACAGACCATATCGAAAATGTTACGAGACAAAAAAATGATGATGGTTTGCGAAATTCCCATAATAGGCAGGAGAATGACGATGCTATGGAGAAGGAGCAAGATGAAGATGAAGATGATGATTTTGCAGACTTTGCAACTTTGGAAAGAGAACATGAATTAACAACTAACAAAGATGATGACGACTTTGGAGCTTGGTCTGATTCAAAAGGCGATCCTCTTTCTGAAGCTGCGTTTGAAACAAAGTTTGAAGCTCAGTGGGGTGACGATCAGTCAAAGGAAACACCAGACTCTGAAGGGCatccaacaacaacaacagaaaaCAACCCCAGATTACCTCAAAATGCTCCGAGCAATATCTCTGACGACTTTGCGGATTTTCATTGTGCACAGACGTCAACAGCTGGTGATAAATTTGCAAGTATCGGTGACGAAGATAGTGATGCTGATTTTGGTGACGGTTTTACTGGGTTTGAATCAGCAAGCAATGTTCCATTTTCACAACCACCTCAATCCATTCCAGAAGTGCCAAAACCTTATTTTCATTCAATT GCCAGCAGAATCAGATGTCTATCGTCATGGTTTCCACGATTGGATGAAGAACAAGACACAGAAGAAGATGAAATCTCCCAAGTCCACCTTCATGTTGAAGAGAACGTTCTTCCTTTGTTCCAAGTTAACTCCAGTCCAGCCCACATCCCTCTCGGAGGAAAGAGCAGACGCATTAAAAG GCCGACAGAACTATGGGATATTCTTGAAGATATTGACAATGCACTTGCGCTACAGCATCAGTGGAACAGTTCTAGACACAACCAAGGACTTATGACTTCACTGGGCATTAAGACCCAGAATGTG CTCTTCAGTGGAACAAGCGCACCTTTTTACGTGCCAACATATGCTGCAAGCTtg GGTCTACTTGAGCCTAACAAGGAGCTAACAAAACCAATCTCTGCTGCTGAAAAGATAACAGCCACGAGTCCAACAGAGAAAACTATACCGGGA GGTGATACTGATGCCGCATGGACAACTGAATCAG CACAAGATAAACTTGATCCCGAGCTTCTGGAACTTGCGATGAACGATGTTCCTCCTGCAGCAGCGAACACCACTAAGCTAGCAGACCCACTATCGAAGATCCTTGCCTCCCTCGGGGTCTCCAAGAAGAAACCTGAAGAAGATGAAGAGGAACTGAGTGAAGAGGCGGCAAAAATTGTAGAAAACTTGCCGGATCTCTCCTACATGAGGTCCAGTGTTCTCATGTTCCCAGTCGGGCAGACGTTAATGAATTGA
- the LOC143445791 gene encoding uncharacterized protein LOC143445791 isoform X1 → MTDSFIPIVSHTPPPIDDEVDDDDFGGFTAASRSWGLDEDSHSSLQSAPPPFSDDSIESPIKNTPLKYLHEKGSKDNHFIPVQNAASSDATHSSNGEVITVDDKTCNSTENNLNKSEANDDWTWHSTNQTHDFPSSDVMKPQENGWSHFSEAASSSTGQGFARSPSPPEVEEEHYKSNPTDHNDESKEKQKACHKNEDGNVANQEEISPPEDILQDQSISDNKITGDVKTSFVPTESEIIKENDAKEEVQFEPDIIETETSAFADFQAFGVTDTFKVNIPTDRACDNLEGISDENIHTGSGHLPINLSESLHHETVEANLESNEQPDNTTSMFPADEFEAFASAENFASIAQNQPHLHESGGGSSTAVKQSQYFQSNDTESITNDLKTDHIENVTRQKNDDGLRNSHNRQENDDAMEKEQDEDEDDDFADFATLEREHELTTNKDDDDFGAWSDSKGDPLSEAAFETKFEAQWGDDQSKETPDSEGHPTTTTENNPRLPQNAPSNISDDFADFHCAQTSTAGDKFASIGDEDSDADFGDGFTGFESASNVPFSQPPQSIPEVPKPYFHSIASRIRCLSSWFPRLDEEQDTEEDEISQVHLHVEENVLPLFQVNSSPAHIPLGGKSRRIKRPTELWDILEDIDNALALQHQWNSSRHNQGLMTSLGIKTQNVLFSGTSAPFYVPTYAASLGLLEPNKELTKPISAAEKITATSPTEKTIPGGDTDAAWTTESDCSIDACSVGSSNNTLAPTSVLDTSSFNLDILETASSYSTPTHSAQDKLDPELLELAMNDVPPAAANTTKLADPLSKILASLGVSKKKPEEDEEELSEEAAKIVENLPDLSYMRSSVLMFPVGQTLMN, encoded by the exons atGACTGATAGTTTCATACCTATTGTCTCCCATACTCCACCGCCCATTGATGATGAGGTTGATGACGACGATTTTGGTGGATTTACCGCAGCAAGTAGGAGCTGGGGATTGGATGAAGATTCTCACTCGTCCTTACAATCAGCTCCTCCACCGTTTAGTGATGACAGCATAGAGTCACCAATTAAAAACACTCCACTTAAATACCTCCATGAAAAGGGGAGCAAAGATAACCACTTTAttcctgttcaaaacgctgcATCCAGTGATGCAACTCATTCCTCCAATGGTGAAGTCATCACTGTTGATGATAAAACTTGTAACTCCACTGAGAACAATTTGAACAAAAGTGAAGCAAATGATGACTGGACTTGGCATTCAACCAATCAAACTCACGACTTCCCTTCAAGCGATGTTATGAAGCCGCAAGAGAATGGTTGGAGCCATTTTAGTGAAGCTGCTTCATCTTCCACAGGTCAAGGATTTGCTCGTTCTCCTTCTCCTCCAGAGGTGGAAGAGGAACATTACAAATCAAATCCAACTGATCACAATGACGAAAGCAAGGAAAAACAGAAGGCTTGTCACAAAAATGAAGATGGTAACGTTGCTAATCAGGAAGAAATATCCCCACCCGAAGATATTCTGCAAGATCAAAGCATTTCTGACAATAAAATCACAGGTGATGTGAAAACGAGTTTTGTTCCCACAGAAAGTGAGATTATTAAGGAAAATGATGCCAAGGAAGAAGTTCAGTTTGAACCGGACATCATCGAGACCGAGACATCAGCTTTTGCTGATTTTCAAGCTTTTGGTGTCACTGACAcatttaaagtaaatattcCAACCGACAGGGCTTGCGATAACCTGGAGGGTATTTCCGATGAAAACATTCATACTGGTTCAGGTCACTTACCCATCAATCTTTCAGAAAGTCTACACCATGAGACTGTTGAAGCAAACCTCGAAAGCAACGAGCAACCTGACAATACCACCTCAATGTTTCCAGCAGATGAATTTGAAGCCTTTGCCTCTGCGGAGAATTTTGCTTCCATAGCGCAAAATCAACCACATTTACATGAAAGTGGCGGCGGAAGTAGTACTGCGGTCAAACAGtcacaatattttcaaagcaaTGATACTGAAAGTATAACGAATGATTTAAAAACAGACCATATCGAAAATGTTACGAGACAAAAAAATGATGATGGTTTGCGAAATTCCCATAATAGGCAGGAGAATGACGATGCTATGGAGAAGGAGCAAGATGAAGATGAAGATGATGATTTTGCAGACTTTGCAACTTTGGAAAGAGAACATGAATTAACAACTAACAAAGATGATGACGACTTTGGAGCTTGGTCTGATTCAAAAGGCGATCCTCTTTCTGAAGCTGCGTTTGAAACAAAGTTTGAAGCTCAGTGGGGTGACGATCAGTCAAAGGAAACACCAGACTCTGAAGGGCatccaacaacaacaacagaaaaCAACCCCAGATTACCTCAAAATGCTCCGAGCAATATCTCTGACGACTTTGCGGATTTTCATTGTGCACAGACGTCAACAGCTGGTGATAAATTTGCAAGTATCGGTGACGAAGATAGTGATGCTGATTTTGGTGACGGTTTTACTGGGTTTGAATCAGCAAGCAATGTTCCATTTTCACAACCACCTCAATCCATTCCAGAAGTGCCAAAACCTTATTTTCATTCAATT GCCAGCAGAATCAGATGTCTATCGTCATGGTTTCCACGATTGGATGAAGAACAAGACACAGAAGAAGATGAAATCTCCCAAGTCCACCTTCATGTTGAAGAGAACGTTCTTCCTTTGTTCCAAGTTAACTCCAGTCCAGCCCACATCCCTCTCGGAGGAAAGAGCAGACGCATTAAAAG GCCGACAGAACTATGGGATATTCTTGAAGATATTGACAATGCACTTGCGCTACAGCATCAGTGGAACAGTTCTAGACACAACCAAGGACTTATGACTTCACTGGGCATTAAGACCCAGAATGTG CTCTTCAGTGGAACAAGCGCACCTTTTTACGTGCCAACATATGCTGCAAGCTtg GGTCTACTTGAGCCTAACAAGGAGCTAACAAAACCAATCTCTGCTGCTGAAAAGATAACAGCCACGAGTCCAACAGAGAAAACTATACCGGGA GGTGATACTGATGCCGCATGGACAACTGAATCAG ATTGCAGCATAGATGCATGTAGCGTTGGTAGCAGCAATAACACTTTAGCACCTACTAGTGTACTTGACACTAGCTCTTTCAACCTTGATATTCTTGAAACTGCGTCGTCATACTCAACTCCGACACATTCAG CACAAGATAAACTTGATCCCGAGCTTCTGGAACTTGCGATGAACGATGTTCCTCCTGCAGCAGCGAACACCACTAAGCTAGCAGACCCACTATCGAAGATCCTTGCCTCCCTCGGGGTCTCCAAGAAGAAACCTGAAGAAGATGAAGAGGAACTGAGTGAAGAGGCGGCAAAAATTGTAGAAAACTTGCCGGATCTCTCCTACATGAGGTCCAGTGTTCTCATGTTCCCAGTCGGGCAGACGTTAATGAATTGA